In Penaeus chinensis breed Huanghai No. 1 chromosome 26, ASM1920278v2, whole genome shotgun sequence, a single genomic region encodes these proteins:
- the LOC125039113 gene encoding nuclear receptor subfamily 4 group A member 2-like isoform X3 has translation MCCLLRTSMLLVEGVDVTQESPLAPDETPAAPPSSFTPPHSHAHNMLVLQPQQSLLHPSVAEALSASYGLASTFGDDSLSGTTSEEFKISSAFTATPAPSYGEGGSEASFTDVFQTDYLLATAPLEDLKPVISHPSSGTPPPGSPGHAAVSAASSAAAAAAALPSFQETYSPRYRPLDADVFTFKTDNGRPVEYPQPPPAHQTFPQASPQHQQQQLQQQAQLNTQQQQQQQQQQQQQQQQQQQSTGPFEAYAHSPQVYARPAPYPSPSVPVTHGYSGPAKTFSGEFYPNAPTYDALQPLHPDQYMRPSTSHHYPEMASTSSTPPMPFLSRKGAGEHMDPSLMRSHLPPMASGRPASDQKPQSPSQLCAVCGDTAACQHYGVRTCEGCKGFFKRTVQKNAKYVCLADKNCPVDKRRRNRCQFCRFQKCLVVGMVKEVVRTDSLKGRRGRLPSKPKSPQESPPSPPVSLITALVRAHVDTTPDVSNLDYSHYREPSSGGDSPTTEAERIQLFYNLLTSSIEVIRHFAEKIPGYHDLAREDQDLLFQSASLELFVLRVAYRLMNNPDDTKFVFDSGRVLHRSQCEWSFGEWLQGILDFSASLKSMELDISAFACLSALTIITERHGLKDTKKVEQLQMKIISSLRDHVTYNADAQKKPHYFSRILGKLPELRSLSVQGLQRIFYLKLEDLVPAPQLIENMFVSSLPF, from the exons GCGTGGACGTTACTCAGGAGTCCCCTCTTGCCCCCGACGAGACCCCCGCAGCCCCCCCGTCCTCTTTCACCCCGCCGCATAGCCACGCCCATAACATGCTCGTCCTCCAACCACAG CAATCTCTTCTCCACCCGAGCGTGGCTGAAGCCCTGTCGGCGTCCTACGGCCTGGCGTCCACCTTCGGAGATGACTCCCTCAGCGGAACCACCAGCGAGGAGTTCAAGATAAGCTCAGCGTTCACAGCCACGCCGGCACCGAGCTACGGCGAGGGCGGCAGCGAAGCCTCCTTCACCGATGTCTTCCAGACCGATTACCTGCTGGCGACCGCTCCCCTCGAGGACCTCAAGCCCGTCATCAGCCACCCGTCTTCGGGGACGCCCCCGCCCGGATCGCCAGGTCACGCCGCAGTCTCCGCTGCCTCGTCCGCAGCGGCCGCGGCTGCAGCTCTGCCAAGCTTCCAGGAGACTTACTCTCCGCGGTACAGACCGCTTGACGCTGATGTGTTCACCTTCAAGACCGACAACGGGCGGCCCGTCGAGTACCCGCAGCCCCCGCCGGCGCACCAGACTTTCCCTCAGGCTTCCCCGCAGCACCAGCAGCAACAGCTACAGCAGCAAGCCCAGTTGAAcacacagcagcagcaacaacagcaacagcagcagcaacagcaacaacagcagcagcaacaaagcACAGGCCCCTTCGAGGCCTACGCCCACTCGCCCCAGGTGTACGCCAGGCCTGCGCCCTACCCCAGTCCTTCCGTTCCCGTCACACACGGCTACTCCGGCCCGGCCAAGACGTTCAGCGGCGAGTTCTACCCCAACGCCCCCACTTACGATGCTCTTCAGCCCCTCCATCCAGACCAGTACATGCGTCCCTCCACGTCCCACCACTACCCGGAGATGGCCTCCACCTCGAGCACGCCTCCCATGCCTTTCCTGAGCCGCAAGGGCGCAGGGGAGCACATGGACCCCTCGTTGATGCGCTCGCACCTGCCCCCCATGGCTTCCGGGCGCCCCGCCTCTGATCAAAAGCCACAGTCGCCATCACAGCTGTGCGCCGTCTGTGGCGACACGGCTGCCTGTCAGCACTATGGCGTTCGTACCTGCGAGGGTTGCAAAGGCTTCTTCAAGCGAACCGTCCAGAAAAACGCCAAGTACGTCTGTCTCGCTGACAAAAACTGCCCCGTCGATAAGCGTCGCCGCAACCGATGTCAGTTCTGTCGTTTCCAAAAGTgtttggtggtggggatggtcaAGGAAGTGGTGAGGACCGACAGCCTGAAGGGCCGCCGAGGGCGCCTGCCCAGCAAGCCCAAAAGTCCCCAGGAGTCCCCGCCTTCCCCGCCCGTGTCCCTGATCACGGCGCTGGTGCGGGCGCACGTGGACACCACCCCGGACGTGTCCAACCTCGACTACTCGCATTACCGCGAGCCCTCCAGCGGCGGCGACTCCCCGACCACGGAGGCCGAGCGAATCCAGCTGTTCTACAACCTCCTCACCTCAAGCATCGAAGTCATCCGACACTTCGCCGAGAAGATCCCCGGCTATCACGACCTCGCCCGCGAAGACCAAGACCTCCTCTTCCAGTCAGCCTCCCTCGAGCTCTTTGTCTTAAGAGTAGCCTACAGACTCAT GAACAACCCCGACGACACGAAATTCGTCTTCGACAGCGGCCGAGTGTTGCACAGGTCCCAGTGCGAGTGGTCCTTCGGCGAGTGGCTACAAGGCATCTTGGATTTCTCAGCATCGCTAAAATCGATGGAATTGGATATTTCAGCATTTGCTTGCCTCTCCGCTCTGACGATCATTACAG AGCGACATGGCCTCAAGGACACCAAAAAGGTGGAGCAATTGCAGATGAAGATCATCAGTTCGCTGAGAGACCACGTGACCTACAACGCCGACGCCCAAAAGAAGCCTCACTACTTCTCTCGCATCTTGGGGAAGTTGCCGGAGCTTCGATCGCTGTCAGTGCAGGGCCTGCAGAGGATCTTCTACCTGAAGCTGGAGGACCTGGTCCCGGCGCCTCAGCTGATAGAGAACATGTTCGTGTCCAGCCTTCCCTTCTGA
- the LOC125039113 gene encoding nuclear receptor subfamily 4 group A member 2-like isoform X1: MRDLWYETYLDLDQLTDTGVSTTGLGDLALPHLTSSHVTFPTPPITSTTPSPPISSLAPYKFSPASPEAPGNIGSISGVDVTQESPLAPDETPAAPPSSFTPPHSHAHNMLVLQPQQSLLHPSVAEALSASYGLASTFGDDSLSGTTSEEFKISSAFTATPAPSYGEGGSEASFTDVFQTDYLLATAPLEDLKPVISHPSSGTPPPGSPGHAAVSAASSAAAAAAALPSFQETYSPRYRPLDADVFTFKTDNGRPVEYPQPPPAHQTFPQASPQHQQQQLQQQAQLNTQQQQQQQQQQQQQQQQQQQSTGPFEAYAHSPQVYARPAPYPSPSVPVTHGYSGPAKTFSGEFYPNAPTYDALQPLHPDQYMRPSTSHHYPEMASTSSTPPMPFLSRKGAGEHMDPSLMRSHLPPMASGRPASDQKPQSPSQLCAVCGDTAACQHYGVRTCEGCKGFFKRTVQKNAKYVCLADKNCPVDKRRRNRCQFCRFQKCLVVGMVKEVVRTDSLKGRRGRLPSKPKSPQESPPSPPVSLITALVRAHVDTTPDVSNLDYSHYREPSSGGDSPTTEAERIQLFYNLLTSSIEVIRHFAEKIPGYHDLAREDQDLLFQSASLELFVLRVAYRLMNNPDDTKFVFDSGRVLHRSQCEWSFGEWLQGILDFSASLKSMELDISAFACLSALTIITERHGLKDTKKVEQLQMKIISSLRDHVTYNADAQKKPHYFSRILGKLPELRSLSVQGLQRIFYLKLEDLVPAPQLIENMFVSSLPF, from the exons GCGTGGACGTTACTCAGGAGTCCCCTCTTGCCCCCGACGAGACCCCCGCAGCCCCCCCGTCCTCTTTCACCCCGCCGCATAGCCACGCCCATAACATGCTCGTCCTCCAACCACAG CAATCTCTTCTCCACCCGAGCGTGGCTGAAGCCCTGTCGGCGTCCTACGGCCTGGCGTCCACCTTCGGAGATGACTCCCTCAGCGGAACCACCAGCGAGGAGTTCAAGATAAGCTCAGCGTTCACAGCCACGCCGGCACCGAGCTACGGCGAGGGCGGCAGCGAAGCCTCCTTCACCGATGTCTTCCAGACCGATTACCTGCTGGCGACCGCTCCCCTCGAGGACCTCAAGCCCGTCATCAGCCACCCGTCTTCGGGGACGCCCCCGCCCGGATCGCCAGGTCACGCCGCAGTCTCCGCTGCCTCGTCCGCAGCGGCCGCGGCTGCAGCTCTGCCAAGCTTCCAGGAGACTTACTCTCCGCGGTACAGACCGCTTGACGCTGATGTGTTCACCTTCAAGACCGACAACGGGCGGCCCGTCGAGTACCCGCAGCCCCCGCCGGCGCACCAGACTTTCCCTCAGGCTTCCCCGCAGCACCAGCAGCAACAGCTACAGCAGCAAGCCCAGTTGAAcacacagcagcagcaacaacagcaacagcagcagcaacagcaacaacagcagcagcaacaaagcACAGGCCCCTTCGAGGCCTACGCCCACTCGCCCCAGGTGTACGCCAGGCCTGCGCCCTACCCCAGTCCTTCCGTTCCCGTCACACACGGCTACTCCGGCCCGGCCAAGACGTTCAGCGGCGAGTTCTACCCCAACGCCCCCACTTACGATGCTCTTCAGCCCCTCCATCCAGACCAGTACATGCGTCCCTCCACGTCCCACCACTACCCGGAGATGGCCTCCACCTCGAGCACGCCTCCCATGCCTTTCCTGAGCCGCAAGGGCGCAGGGGAGCACATGGACCCCTCGTTGATGCGCTCGCACCTGCCCCCCATGGCTTCCGGGCGCCCCGCCTCTGATCAAAAGCCACAGTCGCCATCACAGCTGTGCGCCGTCTGTGGCGACACGGCTGCCTGTCAGCACTATGGCGTTCGTACCTGCGAGGGTTGCAAAGGCTTCTTCAAGCGAACCGTCCAGAAAAACGCCAAGTACGTCTGTCTCGCTGACAAAAACTGCCCCGTCGATAAGCGTCGCCGCAACCGATGTCAGTTCTGTCGTTTCCAAAAGTgtttggtggtggggatggtcaAGGAAGTGGTGAGGACCGACAGCCTGAAGGGCCGCCGAGGGCGCCTGCCCAGCAAGCCCAAAAGTCCCCAGGAGTCCCCGCCTTCCCCGCCCGTGTCCCTGATCACGGCGCTGGTGCGGGCGCACGTGGACACCACCCCGGACGTGTCCAACCTCGACTACTCGCATTACCGCGAGCCCTCCAGCGGCGGCGACTCCCCGACCACGGAGGCCGAGCGAATCCAGCTGTTCTACAACCTCCTCACCTCAAGCATCGAAGTCATCCGACACTTCGCCGAGAAGATCCCCGGCTATCACGACCTCGCCCGCGAAGACCAAGACCTCCTCTTCCAGTCAGCCTCCCTCGAGCTCTTTGTCTTAAGAGTAGCCTACAGACTCAT GAACAACCCCGACGACACGAAATTCGTCTTCGACAGCGGCCGAGTGTTGCACAGGTCCCAGTGCGAGTGGTCCTTCGGCGAGTGGCTACAAGGCATCTTGGATTTCTCAGCATCGCTAAAATCGATGGAATTGGATATTTCAGCATTTGCTTGCCTCTCCGCTCTGACGATCATTACAG AGCGACATGGCCTCAAGGACACCAAAAAGGTGGAGCAATTGCAGATGAAGATCATCAGTTCGCTGAGAGACCACGTGACCTACAACGCCGACGCCCAAAAGAAGCCTCACTACTTCTCTCGCATCTTGGGGAAGTTGCCGGAGCTTCGATCGCTGTCAGTGCAGGGCCTGCAGAGGATCTTCTACCTGAAGCTGGAGGACCTGGTCCCGGCGCCTCAGCTGATAGAGAACATGTTCGTGTCCAGCCTTCCCTTCTGA
- the LOC125039113 gene encoding nuclear receptor subfamily 4 group A member 2-like isoform X2, with product MGREYELRAHNTHDMEDKPPSRTPSPPPTLATLLPVNLSIATTQALVVVSALPASSASPGATPLSVTPVLLTAESPAPPGAPHASLDSEGRAGLSAAAPSPEPQSLLHPSVAEALSASYGLASTFGDDSLSGTTSEEFKISSAFTATPAPSYGEGGSEASFTDVFQTDYLLATAPLEDLKPVISHPSSGTPPPGSPGHAAVSAASSAAAAAAALPSFQETYSPRYRPLDADVFTFKTDNGRPVEYPQPPPAHQTFPQASPQHQQQQLQQQAQLNTQQQQQQQQQQQQQQQQQQQSTGPFEAYAHSPQVYARPAPYPSPSVPVTHGYSGPAKTFSGEFYPNAPTYDALQPLHPDQYMRPSTSHHYPEMASTSSTPPMPFLSRKGAGEHMDPSLMRSHLPPMASGRPASDQKPQSPSQLCAVCGDTAACQHYGVRTCEGCKGFFKRTVQKNAKYVCLADKNCPVDKRRRNRCQFCRFQKCLVVGMVKEVVRTDSLKGRRGRLPSKPKSPQESPPSPPVSLITALVRAHVDTTPDVSNLDYSHYREPSSGGDSPTTEAERIQLFYNLLTSSIEVIRHFAEKIPGYHDLAREDQDLLFQSASLELFVLRVAYRLMNNPDDTKFVFDSGRVLHRSQCEWSFGEWLQGILDFSASLKSMELDISAFACLSALTIITERHGLKDTKKVEQLQMKIISSLRDHVTYNADAQKKPHYFSRILGKLPELRSLSVQGLQRIFYLKLEDLVPAPQLIENMFVSSLPF from the exons ATGGGGCGAGAATACGAGCTCCGCGCCCACAACACCCACGACATGGAGGACAAGCCGCCCAGCAGGACGCCCTCACCCCCGCCCACGCTCGCGACGCTCCTGCCCGTCAACCTGAGCATCGCGACCACGCAAGCGCTCGTCGTGGTCTCGGCGCTGCCCGCCTCCTCGGCCTCGCCGGGCGCCACGCCGCTCTCCGTCACGCCCGTGCTGCTGACCGCCGAGTCGCCCGCGCCGCCCGGGGCCCCGCACGCCAGCCTTGACTCCGAGGGGCGCGCCGGGCTGAGCGCCGCCGCACCGTCGCCAGAGCCG CAATCTCTTCTCCACCCGAGCGTGGCTGAAGCCCTGTCGGCGTCCTACGGCCTGGCGTCCACCTTCGGAGATGACTCCCTCAGCGGAACCACCAGCGAGGAGTTCAAGATAAGCTCAGCGTTCACAGCCACGCCGGCACCGAGCTACGGCGAGGGCGGCAGCGAAGCCTCCTTCACCGATGTCTTCCAGACCGATTACCTGCTGGCGACCGCTCCCCTCGAGGACCTCAAGCCCGTCATCAGCCACCCGTCTTCGGGGACGCCCCCGCCCGGATCGCCAGGTCACGCCGCAGTCTCCGCTGCCTCGTCCGCAGCGGCCGCGGCTGCAGCTCTGCCAAGCTTCCAGGAGACTTACTCTCCGCGGTACAGACCGCTTGACGCTGATGTGTTCACCTTCAAGACCGACAACGGGCGGCCCGTCGAGTACCCGCAGCCCCCGCCGGCGCACCAGACTTTCCCTCAGGCTTCCCCGCAGCACCAGCAGCAACAGCTACAGCAGCAAGCCCAGTTGAAcacacagcagcagcaacaacagcaacagcagcagcaacagcaacaacagcagcagcaacaaagcACAGGCCCCTTCGAGGCCTACGCCCACTCGCCCCAGGTGTACGCCAGGCCTGCGCCCTACCCCAGTCCTTCCGTTCCCGTCACACACGGCTACTCCGGCCCGGCCAAGACGTTCAGCGGCGAGTTCTACCCCAACGCCCCCACTTACGATGCTCTTCAGCCCCTCCATCCAGACCAGTACATGCGTCCCTCCACGTCCCACCACTACCCGGAGATGGCCTCCACCTCGAGCACGCCTCCCATGCCTTTCCTGAGCCGCAAGGGCGCAGGGGAGCACATGGACCCCTCGTTGATGCGCTCGCACCTGCCCCCCATGGCTTCCGGGCGCCCCGCCTCTGATCAAAAGCCACAGTCGCCATCACAGCTGTGCGCCGTCTGTGGCGACACGGCTGCCTGTCAGCACTATGGCGTTCGTACCTGCGAGGGTTGCAAAGGCTTCTTCAAGCGAACCGTCCAGAAAAACGCCAAGTACGTCTGTCTCGCTGACAAAAACTGCCCCGTCGATAAGCGTCGCCGCAACCGATGTCAGTTCTGTCGTTTCCAAAAGTgtttggtggtggggatggtcaAGGAAGTGGTGAGGACCGACAGCCTGAAGGGCCGCCGAGGGCGCCTGCCCAGCAAGCCCAAAAGTCCCCAGGAGTCCCCGCCTTCCCCGCCCGTGTCCCTGATCACGGCGCTGGTGCGGGCGCACGTGGACACCACCCCGGACGTGTCCAACCTCGACTACTCGCATTACCGCGAGCCCTCCAGCGGCGGCGACTCCCCGACCACGGAGGCCGAGCGAATCCAGCTGTTCTACAACCTCCTCACCTCAAGCATCGAAGTCATCCGACACTTCGCCGAGAAGATCCCCGGCTATCACGACCTCGCCCGCGAAGACCAAGACCTCCTCTTCCAGTCAGCCTCCCTCGAGCTCTTTGTCTTAAGAGTAGCCTACAGACTCAT GAACAACCCCGACGACACGAAATTCGTCTTCGACAGCGGCCGAGTGTTGCACAGGTCCCAGTGCGAGTGGTCCTTCGGCGAGTGGCTACAAGGCATCTTGGATTTCTCAGCATCGCTAAAATCGATGGAATTGGATATTTCAGCATTTGCTTGCCTCTCCGCTCTGACGATCATTACAG AGCGACATGGCCTCAAGGACACCAAAAAGGTGGAGCAATTGCAGATGAAGATCATCAGTTCGCTGAGAGACCACGTGACCTACAACGCCGACGCCCAAAAGAAGCCTCACTACTTCTCTCGCATCTTGGGGAAGTTGCCGGAGCTTCGATCGCTGTCAGTGCAGGGCCTGCAGAGGATCTTCTACCTGAAGCTGGAGGACCTGGTCCCGGCGCCTCAGCTGATAGAGAACATGTTCGTGTCCAGCCTTCCCTTCTGA